A single window of Methylobacterium nodulans ORS 2060 DNA harbors:
- a CDS encoding sensor histidine kinase: protein MRRLLGAGAPGTGSETDPEAEAPREPVSLRLVGRWIAQRASSSLTRRIVVLNLAGLIALLVGFLYLNQFRQGLIEARVKSLLTQGDIIAGAIAASATVDTDAISIDPDRLLQLQAGEPNAGGEETLSALEFSLNPERVAPLLRRLITPTGTRARVYDRDGTSLIDSRNLYVRGDLGRAEVPVRKEKPSLMERAWDGIRQHLPILRRESTEEAGPPDGRSLPEVQRALAGARGTLVRRNAHGETIVSVAVPIMRARTVRGALLLSTQEGDIDKIIASERFALLQVFLVAALVMVVLSLLVAGQIVGPVSRLSEAAERVRLGIKSRQEIPDFTTRSDEIGHLSRALRDMTQALYRRLDAIENFAADVSHELKNPLTSLRSAVETLPLAKTDESRGRLMQVIQHDVKRLDRLISDIADASRLDAELARAEAARVDLKKLLTTVTSVANERRRPRDAAITFTVDPPPPSIEDPFAIIGHDSRLGQVVNNLLDNARSFSPKGATVRVSLRRLRNTVELAVEDDGPGIPPHALERIFERFYTDRPEQGFGQNSGLGLSISRQIVQAHRGTIRAENRLGPPGEDGEPTLLGARFVVRIPGLNR from the coding sequence GTGCGGCGCCTCCTCGGGGCCGGTGCGCCCGGAACAGGCAGCGAGACGGACCCCGAGGCGGAGGCGCCGCGGGAACCCGTCTCGCTGCGCCTCGTCGGCCGCTGGATCGCCCAGCGCGCCTCCTCCAGCCTGACGCGGCGCATCGTCGTCCTCAACCTCGCGGGGCTGATCGCGCTCCTCGTCGGCTTCCTCTATCTCAACCAGTTCCGCCAGGGGCTGATCGAGGCGCGGGTCAAGAGCCTCCTGACCCAGGGCGACATCATCGCGGGGGCGATCGCCGCCTCCGCCACCGTCGACACGGACGCGATCAGCATCGACCCCGACCGGCTGCTGCAGCTCCAGGCGGGCGAGCCGAATGCGGGGGGCGAGGAGACGCTCTCGGCCCTCGAATTCTCGCTCAACCCGGAGCGGGTGGCGCCGCTGCTGCGGCGGCTCATCACGCCCACCGGCACCCGGGCCCGGGTCTACGACCGGGACGGAACCAGCCTGATCGATTCGCGCAACCTCTATGTCCGCGGCGATCTCGGCCGCGCCGAGGTGCCGGTGCGCAAGGAGAAGCCCAGCCTGATGGAGCGGGCCTGGGACGGGATCCGCCAGCACCTCCCGATCCTGCGCCGCGAATCGACCGAGGAGGCCGGCCCGCCAGACGGACGCAGCCTGCCCGAGGTGCAGCGGGCGCTGGCGGGGGCGCGCGGCACCCTGGTCCGCCGCAACGCCCACGGGGAGACGATCGTCTCGGTGGCGGTGCCGATCATGCGCGCCCGCACGGTGCGCGGCGCCCTGCTGCTCTCGACCCAGGAAGGCGACATCGACAAGATCATCGCCTCGGAGCGCTTCGCGCTGCTGCAGGTCTTCCTCGTCGCCGCCCTCGTGATGGTGGTGCTCTCGCTCCTCGTCGCCGGCCAGATCGTCGGACCGGTGAGCCGCCTGTCGGAGGCCGCCGAGCGGGTGCGGCTCGGCATCAAGTCCCGCCAGGAGATCCCCGACTTCACCACCCGCAGCGACGAGATCGGGCACCTGTCGCGGGCGCTGCGCGACATGACCCAGGCGCTCTACCGCCGCCTCGACGCGATCGAGAACTTCGCCGCCGACGTCTCCCACGAGCTCAAGAACCCGCTGACGTCGCTGCGCAGCGCCGTCGAGACGCTGCCGCTCGCCAAGACCGACGAGTCGCGCGGGCGCCTCATGCAGGTCATCCAGCACGACGTGAAGCGCCTCGACCGGCTGATCAGCGACATCGCCGATGCCTCGCGGCTCGACGCGGAGCTCGCCCGGGCGGAGGCGGCGCGGGTCGATCTCAAGAAGCTCCTCACCACCGTGACCTCGGTGGCGAACGAGCGCCGCCGCCCGCGCGACGCGGCGATCACCTTCACGGTCGATCCGCCGCCTCCCAGCATCGAGGATCCCTTCGCGATCATCGGTCACGACAGCCGGCTCGGACAGGTGGTGAACAACCTCCTCGACAATGCCCGGTCGTTCTCGCCCAAGGGCGCCACCGTGCGGGTGTCCCTGCGCCGCCTGCGCAACACGGTCGAGCTCGCCGTGGAGGATGACGGGCCGGGCATCCCGCCCCACGCCCTCGAACGGATCTTCGAGCGCTTCTACACCGACCGTCCGGAACAGGGCTTCGGCCAGAATTCGGGCCTCGGCCTCTCGATCTCGCGTCAGATCGTCCAGGCCCATCGCGGCACGATCCGGGCCGAGAACCGGCTCGGCCCCCCCGGCGAGGACGGCGAGCCGACTTTGCTCGGCGCGCGCTTCGTCGTGCGCATTCCGGGGCTCAACCGCTGA
- a CDS encoding response regulator transcription factor, which produces MPTIALVDDDRNILTSVSIALETEGYRIQTYTDGASALDGLKHSPPDLAIFDIKMPRMDGMELLRRLRQKSDLPVIFLTSKDEEIDELFGLKMGADDFIRKPFSQRLLVERVKAVLRRFAAKEAGPAAAAREAEAAAARSLERGQLMMDPERHTCTWKGEPVTLTVTEFLILQALAQRPGVVKSRNALMDAAYDDQVYVDDRTIDSHIKRLRKKFKVVDTNFDMIETLYGVGYRFKEA; this is translated from the coding sequence ATGCCGACCATCGCCCTCGTTGACGACGACCGCAACATCCTCACCTCCGTGTCGATCGCGCTCGAAACCGAGGGATACCGCATCCAGACCTACACGGACGGTGCCTCGGCCCTCGACGGGCTCAAGCATTCCCCGCCCGACCTCGCGATCTTCGACATCAAGATGCCGCGCATGGACGGCATGGAGCTCCTGCGCCGCCTGCGGCAGAAATCCGACCTGCCGGTGATCTTCCTCACCTCCAAGGACGAGGAGATCGACGAGTTGTTCGGGCTCAAGATGGGAGCCGACGACTTCATCCGGAAGCCGTTCTCGCAGCGCCTGCTGGTGGAGCGGGTGAAGGCGGTGCTGCGCCGCTTCGCCGCCAAGGAGGCGGGCCCCGCCGCGGCGGCCCGCGAGGCGGAGGCCGCCGCCGCCCGCTCGCTCGAGCGCGGGCAGCTGATGATGGATCCCGAGCGGCACACCTGCACCTGGAAGGGCGAGCCCGTGACCCTCACGGTGACGGAGTTCCTGATCCTGCAGGCCCTCGCCCAGCGTCCCGGCGTCGTGAAGAGCCGCAACGCCCTCATGGACGCGGCCTATGACGATCAGGTCTACGTCGACGACCGCACCATCGACAGCCACATCAAGCGGCTGCGCAAGAAGTTCAAGGTGGTGGACACCAACTTCGACATGATCGAGACGCTCTACGGCGTCGGCTATCGCTTCAAGGAAGCTTGA
- a CDS encoding HugZ family protein → MAETERQQAAPVAAAAAPFDAIGLAKTLLRETRAGALATIDRSDGSPFASLVTVATDLDGAPLMLLSRLSAHTLNLEAEPRCSLLLSPGGKGDPLAHPRLTVTGRAARSDAPRLRARFLARHPKAQLYADFPDFAFFRLEPRAGHLNGGFAKAATLEPTELLTDLAGMEALAESEAGAVAHMNEDHADALALYAVHFAGAEPGPWRLTGLDPEGLDLLAGDRTARVIFPNRLSSPGTLRQVLVEMAAEARRAQAGGARAE, encoded by the coding sequence ATGGCCGAGACCGAGAGACAGCAGGCAGCGCCCGTTGCCGCCGCCGCGGCGCCGTTCGACGCGATCGGCCTCGCGAAGACGCTGCTGCGGGAGACGCGCGCGGGCGCGCTCGCCACGATCGACCGGAGTGACGGATCGCCGTTCGCGTCACTCGTGACCGTGGCGACCGATCTCGACGGCGCGCCCCTGATGCTGCTGTCGCGTCTCTCGGCCCATACCCTGAACCTGGAGGCGGAGCCGCGCTGCTCGCTGCTGCTGAGCCCCGGCGGCAAGGGCGACCCGCTCGCGCATCCGCGCCTGACGGTGACGGGGCGCGCAGCCCGCAGCGACGCCCCGCGCCTGCGCGCCCGTTTCCTCGCCCGCCATCCGAAAGCCCAGCTCTACGCGGATTTCCCGGATTTCGCCTTCTTCCGGCTGGAGCCGCGGGCGGGGCACCTCAATGGCGGCTTCGCCAAGGCCGCGACGCTCGAGCCCACGGAACTGCTCACGGATCTCGCCGGCATGGAGGCGCTCGCCGAGAGCGAGGCCGGCGCTGTCGCCCACATGAACGAGGACCATGCAGACGCGCTCGCCCTCTACGCGGTGCATTTCGCCGGTGCGGAGCCCGGCCCCTGGCGCCTCACGGGCCTCGATCCCGAAGGTCTCGATCTTCTCGCCGGTGACCGGACGGCCCGCGTGATCTTTCCAAACCGGCTGAGCAGCCCCGGAACCCTGCGGCAGGTGCTGGTCGAGATGGCCGCCGAGGCGCGGCGCGCGCAGGCCGGAGGCGCCCGGGCCGAGTGA
- a CDS encoding HPr kinase/phosphorylase → MTRTSATLHATCVVLGESGLLIRGPSGSGKTTLARDLLQAGPILPVFAALVGDDRIVVEARHGRLVARPHPALAGLIEIRGAGLQIVENTLPSAVLRLVVDLAETVPRMPEPARESVLLLGVRLPRIILPRDPARASTVLWRWRRPHGMMMAG, encoded by the coding sequence CTGACCCGCACCAGCGCCACGCTCCACGCCACCTGCGTGGTGCTCGGCGAATCGGGCCTGCTGATTCGGGGCCCGTCCGGGAGCGGCAAAACGACCCTGGCCCGCGACCTTCTCCAGGCCGGCCCTATCTTGCCGGTCTTCGCCGCTCTGGTCGGCGATGACAGGATCGTGGTGGAGGCGCGCCACGGCCGGCTGGTTGCGCGCCCGCATCCGGCGCTCGCCGGCCTGATCGAGATCCGCGGAGCGGGGCTGCAAATCGTTGAGAACACGCTGCCTTCGGCGGTCCTGCGCCTCGTCGTGGACTTGGCCGAGACGGTGCCGCGGATGCCCGAGCCGGCCCGGGAGAGCGTCCTTCTCTTAGGCGTGCGGCTGCCCCGCATCATCCTTCCCCGCGACCCGGCCCGGGCGAGCACGGTGTTGTGGCGCTGGCGCCGCCCTCATGGCATGATGATGGCGGGGTGA